One genomic segment of Synechococcus sp. M16CYN includes these proteins:
- a CDS encoding high light inducible protein, which yields MDDAKFGFSAFAEQWNGRMAMLGFIIGLGTELLTGQGILAQLGLG from the coding sequence ATGGACGACGCGAAATTTGGCTTCTCCGCTTTTGCTGAACAGTGGAACGGTCGTATGGCCATGCTGGGCTTCATCATCGGCTTGGGCACCGAGCTGTTGACCGGGCAGGGCATCCTAGCCCAGTTGGGTTTAGGTTGA